In a single window of the Scophthalmus maximus strain ysfricsl-2021 chromosome 18, ASM2237912v1, whole genome shotgun sequence genome:
- the pex3 gene encoding peroxisomal biogenesis factor 3 yields MFSSVWNFVKRHKRKFIFTGAVVGGVYFLGKYAQKKLMELQEREATEYMAQARRQFHFESNQRTCNMTVLSMLPPLKEAIVSQLNSESLTALLKAKPANKLEIWEDLKIISFTRTVVAVYSTCMLVVLLRVQLNVIGGYLYLDNSVGKNGTTPLAPPDVQQQYLSSIQHLLGDGLTELMTVVKRAVQSSLGEVSLKQSLSLLELEQQLSWIRAEVEAGSERSLSWYLLADDENALADQACGLTDNDVLTIRLLNETRDMLDSPDFATVLNVCLNRGFSRLLDNLAEFFRPPPGDCAAAPDSLSVVNLPLAKIIPIINGQINLICSETPSHFVQDLLLNDQVKEFAANVYETFSASPDLQK; encoded by the exons atgttttcttctgtctgGAATTTTGTCAAACGCCACAAAAGGAAGTTCATTTTCACCGGAGCTGTAGTTGGAG GCGTCTACTTCCTGGGTAAATATGCCCAGAAGAAGCTCATGGAGCTCCAGGAGCGGGAGGCGACCGAGTACATGGCTCAGGCGAGGAGACAGTTCCACTTCGAGAGCAACCAGAGGACCTGCAACATGACGG tgctGTCCATGCTGCCTCCGCTGAAAGAAGCCATCGTCAGTCAGCTGAACTCGGAGAGTCTCACCGCTCTGCTCAAGGCCAa ACCAGCCAACAAACTGGAGATCTGGGAGGATTTGAAGATCATCA GTTTCACTCGCACCGTCGTGGCCGTGTACAGCACCTGCATGCTGGTCGTCCTCCTGCGAGTGCAGCTGAACGTCATCGGAGGATACCTCTACCTGGACAACTCGGTCGGGAAGAACGGCACG ACGCCCCTCGCTCCCCCGGACGTCCAGCAGCAGTACCTGTCCAGCATCCAGCACCTGCTGGGAGACG GTCTGACGGAGCTGATGACGGTGGTGAAGAGAGCCGTGCAGAGCTCGCTGGGAGA agtgTCTCTGAAGCAGAGTCTGTCCCTGCTGGagttggagcagcagctgagctgGATCCGAGCGGAGGTGGAGGCCGGCTCGGAGCGCTCGCTGTCCTGGTACCTGCTGGCCGACGACGAGAACGCACTCGCCGACCAG GCGTGTGGGTTGACAGACAACGACGTCCTGACCATCAGACTGTTGAACGAGACGAGGGACATGTTGGACAG tCCGGACTTCGCCACCGTcctgaacgtctgtctgaacCGCGGTTTCTCCCGTCTCCTTGACAACCTGGCCGAGTTCTTCCGCCCGCCGCCCGGTGACTGCGCCGCCGCCCCCGACAG tcTGTCCGTGGTCAATCTGCCGCTGGCGAAGATCATCCCCATCATCAACGGTCAGATCAACCTCATCTGCAGCGAAACGCCGAGTCACTTTGTTCAG GATCTGCTGCTGAACGACCAGGTGAAGGAGTTCGCAGCCAACGTGTACGAGACGTTCAGCGCGTCGCCGGACTTGCAGAAGTAA
- the adat2 gene encoding tRNA-specific adenosine deaminase 2 translates to MGTQAGSEAATAESFCPSDEEIDKWMSCAFDMARDALENGEVPVGCLMVHDDEVVGKGRNEVNETKNATRHAEMVALDQLLDWCRRGNRDARSVCERTALYVTVEPCIMCAAALRLLNIPAVVFGCGNDRFGGCGSVLDVSAADLPQTGTSFKCVSGHRAEEAVEMLKTFYKQENPNAPKPKTRKD, encoded by the exons ATGGGAACGCAGGCAGGAAGTGAAGCTGCGACGGCGGAGAGTTTCTGTCCGAGTGACGAAGAGATCGACAAGTGGATGTCCTGCGCGTTCGACATG gcCAGAGACGCTCTGGAGAACGGCGAGGTGCCCGTCGGGTGTCTGATGGTCCACGACGACGAGGTCGTAGGCAAAGGTCGCAACGAGGTCAACGAGACCAAAAAC gcgACGCGCCACGCCGAGATGGTCGCGCTGGACCAGCTGCTGGACTGGTGTCGCCGCGGCAACCGGGACGCGAGGAGCGTGTGCGAGCGAACGGCGCTGTACGTCACCGTGGAGCCGTGCATCATGTGCGCCGCAGCCCTGCGCCTGCTCA ACATCCCCGCCGTCGTGTTCGGCTGCGGGAACGATCGGTTCGGAGGCTGCGGTTCGGTTCTGGACGTCTCTGCTGCAGACTTACCTCAGACTGGGACCAGCTtcaag tgtgtttcagGCCACAGAGCAGAAGAAGCTGTGGAGATGCTGAAGACTTTCTACAAACAGGAAAATCCAAATG ccCCAAAACCCAAAACCAGGAAGGACTGA